The sequence agtcagggatgggggtgggccaGCCCTGGCCAAGCGTGGGCCTCGGGAGAGCAGCTGAGGAGGCACCGGGGATGAGGCAGACCGAGGACCAGTGGCCGCGAGCAGCAGGGAGGGCCGGTGGAGGAGGCCCTGCCCGATTTCTGCATGGTCCCTCCAGCCCGTGGCCGCCGGCCCTGTGGGGCAAGGCTCAGGCCGCCCCCAAGCCCCGCCCTCTCTGACCTGGAGGCTGGGGGCAGCCCAGGCCCTCGCGGCTGCTGCCCTCTCGTGGCGGCTCCTCAGAGGTGCACTGCTCCCCCAAGGTTACCTGAGTGTTTACAGGCAAGTCAGTGCCCAGGGGCTTCCTGCACCTCACACCCCCAGGCTCAGGTAGGAAGGTGGCCTCCCCATGCCTAATCTGTGTGCAGCTCTAACTGCTCCTCCACCGGACTAACGTGCTTCTCCAATCCCCTCCACACCTTGGCTCCTGCTGGCTTCTCCACCTGTCAATCATACTTCCCTTCAAGGCCCAGTCCCCACCTCCTCCTAACTGAAGTCCTCTCACACTCTGACCCCTACTCAGGACAACTCCCCCCCACCTCCTGTCTGTGTTCTCAGAGCTCCCTAAGAGCTCTTCCATTATGGCACTTGCCTCACTGTCTCCCCCAGAAGACTGGGGGCTTGGCTGGGAGTCCATCATTTCAGCCCTGTCCCCTAAACCCAGTGACAGTGAGgaggggaaatacaaatcagCGGAAACAGAAcactttcatgtatttatttatcaaaacTTTCACAAACCCGACCTCATTCACCAACACAAAACAGACAACCAGGACACGCACACGAGGCCTGGGAAAAGGCCCGTCAAGTACTTGGAAGGACAGGAATGAAGGAAAGGGCTTTTGGGTCCATGTGCAGGGGAGGTGAGAGCTCTGGTCCCACACCTAGTGAAGGTGATGAGAAAGGCAATAAATAAGACCCCGGGCCCAGAATGCTTTGGCACATGGTGGGTGCATCCCTGGGTGTGGCCCCTGGCACCATCTACCCTGGTTCTTAACCAGCAGCAGGGGCCGGGAGGGGCAGAGCCAGGCACTGAGGCAGGCAGGCCAGACGCACAGCTAAAGGTTCCCTCAAAACGGCCCCTGGTCCCCTGCAGGGCACAAGGTAAGGCTGGGCCAGAGTCTGCGGAGTCTAGCTGTCCATGTCCGAGGGCACGACCTTCTTCCTCGCCCGGACCTTCAGGGAGCGTGAGGTGCCCTGGGGGAGAGAGAGCAGGTGTACCGTGTGAAGTCTGGGCTGGAAGCACCGAGGCAGCCCACCCCCCTCACGCCTTCCCTGCCACTGACCTCCCGCAccagtggcttcctcttggcGACACGCAGGCTCTGGCTGCGGCTCAGAGGCTTCTCTCGGGGCCGGGCTGGTGGCTGGGGGGCCACCTCAGTATCTGACCAACACTCATCCTCTGTGTCACTGTCTTGCAGGCCCCCTGCCCGGTACCCTGTGTGGAGAGGCCAGGCTGAGGCAAAGCTGGACATTTATGCAGTCTGAAGGCCCAGGGCCGAGCCAGGCCTCCCTCCAGCCTCAGGTGAAGCCGTGCTCTCAGGCCGGCTCGGGGTCCCCGTGCCCACTCACCGATGGGTGGCCTCCGCTGGGGCACCTGGTCCTCCAGGTAGAGGGGGTCCTGATAGGTGGTGGCAGAGGTGTCGGGGATGGCGCGCAGGTCCTGCATGGAGAAGCTCCGCAGCCTGCCGGCCAGTGCACCCTGACTCTGAGAGGGAATGGGAGACGCTGCATGACCTGGGAGGGAGGAGCTTCAGCCAGGGAAATCAGGGGCCAAGCTGAGGGTAATCGCTGGGGGACCAGACTCAGAACTGAAAGCAACTCAGCAACTTCCTGGTCCTCTGTTGTTGCAGCACCAACAGGTGACGAAGGCCCAGAGAAGAGGAGTGAACTGCTCAGTCAGGGTCAGAGCCAGGAAAGTCTAGACTTCCGGCTCCAACCCCTGCCAACAGCCCATCTGTCGtcttcccaccccccactcccctgcCACGCACAGCTGTTATCCCTCAGCAACCTGGCAGGTGGAATTGCCCAGAAGATACTGGAGGTAGGGGGGTGCTGCCAAGGGGCCAGGGGTCTAAAGCACCTTGGTGGCAGCCTGCACAGCGGCCGAGGCGGCCATGTTGAGGCCCCGCTTCCCAAAGCTGAGCACCGTCTCGTAGCTGCGCTCTTTGGCCTGCACAATGTACGTGTCGATCTCCTGTGAACCCAGAGCAGGAGGAGAGTTGAGACGGGACAGCCAGCATCACTCCTCCCCTGTGGACTCCAGAAAAGCCACTGGTTGCCACACTCCTCCCACAGTGCCCCAGTGTCCAGGTGCACACCCTCACACCCACCCCGGTGCCTCCTTCCCGCCTCCCTCCGGGGTACCTTCTCATGGCGGGACAGGGATGGATGCACAAACTTGCGGTAAAGCAGGCTGGCTCCCTTGGTATAGGGTGAGAGCAGCCACAGCACAAAGGCCATCTTGATCTCATAGTAGAAAGGGAACCTGTCAGAGCAGGGGGAGCAGGGTGAGGCAGGGAGCCAGGCCGAGGGTGGGCCCTCCCCTCATTCCCCCAGTCTGCTGACCCCCAAGCCCATACCAGGAGATAAAGATGTCTGTGAAGGTTTCCAGCGACAGGAAGAGCGCAAAGACAATCCAGTACATCATCCACCGGACCTGGGGGGGACAGGGAGGTCAGAGGTCAGTGGCCGAGCCTGACAAGCCTTCTCCTCTGTCCTTGGCTGGTCCAGCCCAGAGAAGCCAGAAAGTCTGCCCTGCTGTGTTCCCCCAGCAGCCTGGCTGGTCCTAGAGGGGAGCCTCTGAGGAACTGTTGCTCATTCCTGAGCCCACCCCCAAGGGGTTTCACCCACAGGATCCTCCACAGTCATCCCAAGAGCCCAGACTAACATCCGTCTCTCCATCACCCCCACTTGAACAGGGAGGCctattccctccctccccacaccaCTGTGGATGTGCCACATGAGTATGCCCCTGAAGGAGGGGGAGGCCAACTCACACACTCCCCACTTTACCAAGTCCTGTGGGGGCCAAGATCTACGGTACTGCCACCCCTAAGACTCAGCCaagccctcctccccacccctgcactCACATATTCACGAATGTTCTTGGTCTTCACAGCCTTGTAAGACGCATAAGCTGGATACAGCATCCCAAACGCCAGCCTGGAAGAGCATCCCGGAAAGGAGAGGAAGTGTGTAAGGGGTACTGTGCTCCACTCCCATCCTGCCAGGTGGCTGCTTCCCCCTGCTACCTGGGGTACAAGGTAGCAGTGCCTGCCCTGTTTTACCTGCTTGGCTTGCACAACCTGTGCCTGAGTCAGTGCCCTGGGGACTATCTCCCCACCCTGCTGTTTACAAACATCGCAAGCCTGTCCAGGCCTGTGCCGGTGGCCCATGAGTGCAGGATGGAGTGAGTGCACAGCCATTCAATGAAGTGGGTGGGAAGCAGGATCCTGGACTGGTGAGAGCACCAGGCTGCCCCCTCCCATGGGCATGCAATCAGGCCCAGGGCCACCAGATGTGGCACTGTGAGGCTGCAGTCAGGGATGTTCCAGCCAGGTGACCAGTAGGACAGGGTAGAGAGGCTGAGGCCAGGGTGGTGAGTCATGTGACTGCTTCGATGAGCAGCTGACACCTGGGTTCTTCACCCACAACGTGCCACAACACCGTGTGTTTGCCAAGGGGCTGTGGGAGGGGTCGCCATCAGCCAAGGTGacttggtggggggggggcaagCACGTGGTACCAGAGACGCCAGGTACAGCCTGCAGGTCCGTTAACCCTTGCGGTGAGTGTTAGGCGGGACAGGTGTGATGGAGATCCAAAAGTCCCCTGTCCCATCAGATGTTCTGGGCTTCCATCCCAGGGACAGGGCTGGCACCGGGGGTAGGGGAGTTCTGGGAGGGACCATACTCACACCACCAGGCGACAGATTATCCAGGACACCATCCTGCTAGCCTCAGGGGAGTGGGGGAGACCCCCAAGAAGACGCCCAGGGGGACGCTCACGcgggggggctgggctggggtggtCAGCGGAGGGAGGGAACCAGAGGGGCGTCCGGGCTGTTCGGTGGCGAGGGCGGAGCCCGTAGTCTGAGCTCTCGGCTCCGCCGCCCACTAACGCCGCAGCGCAGGGAACTTGAGGAACGAGGAGAGCAGCAGACAGGTTGAGGAGGCCCGGGCAGGAAGGAAGCCGATTTGGGAGCGGGGTGCGGGTGGGCGCGCTCCTCCGCCGGGCTCTCGGGCAGTTACGGCGCCGACGGGCACTTCCTGCCGCCGGGAAGCAGACGTTCGGCCCTCGGGGCAGCGCGGCTGCTGGTCCCGGGCCGGGGGTAGCGAGCCGCGGCCTCCGCTGGTGCGGGTCCTCACCGTCCCGGTGCGTTTGGCCTCCGGCACCGGCCTCCGGGGCGGAGTTTGCAACTCACTTGAAAGTTGCACGAAACTAAACTCTGCCCAACCCCAGGTCTCCCGCCCGGGGCGCAGGCGCAGTACAGTCCGGAAGGAGGGCGGGGCGAGGTCAGGGAGGCGAGTGGCCTGCTCCTTTAAAGGGGCGATGCACCGCCGGGCTCGTGGATGGGGTCCACGAGTCCATGAGCCCACGTAATCTGAAAGAGAGGGGTTAGGAAGCGGGGCATTGCGGGGAAAGGGTGAGAACAAAGGGAATCTGGATTCCAGAGTTTTCGCGGCTCAATCATTGGCTTCTCCCAAGGTGCTTCCCCCTTGCCTTATTTTTCcccactgtaaaatgggaaagggCATGAGAGGGGCGGGGTCCTTCCTCTAGGCTCGGGCACTTACTGGAAAAAAGCTTGGCTTAACCCCAGCCAATCTGATTCTTACATCACTGGGCCTCGGAGACCTGAAAGAGTCTCAAGGATGCTGAGTTGGCCGAGAGGGAAATGGGAGAGGAAGTGGGGCAGCGGGAACCCGAGGCACTCATCGCCCCCACCCGACTCACCCCAAGCCTGGCTTCAGGGCTTCACTTCCCTCTGGGATTCGGTTCCAGAGCCCACACACCCAGGCAGGCTGGCCACGGGGATTTGAGGGATTCTGGGCAGGGTCTCCAGCCTCCCAACCCTTGTCTGCTGCCTATTCCTCTGAGTCAAGAACAGTAGTAGTTCACAGGGCCTTAAACTTTACAAAAATCCTTTTTACCACTTAGGAAATCAGCTCAGTGATGaaaagcaacttgcccaaagtcacccagttACTAGAAGCCTAGTACAGTAGCATTTCTTGCTCAGGGGATGGCTTAGCTGGATCAGTCTTCTGAGGGACCAGCTGATGCCCAGCTGAGAGTGGCCCTAAGAGGgaaacagagacttggagaactTCTGCTGGAAGGAAGCCTTCTTCTACTTTGTAGAAGAAGTGAGGAGGCTCTAAAAAAGAAACTTTGCTGTTTGTACCATTTACCATGTGGGGTTTCGTTCTTTGTAACATCCTTTGCTTAGTGCTTTTGTTCCTCCCCACCCTGCACAGCTTCCCCTCTGCCACCCAGGGCTGTGGACagttattactttttattatttttgatttttattagaGCCATAATTAACAGCCACCACCTATCAAAAGGATGGAATAGGTAATGATGGGGGCCAAGGAAAGGAAGCTTCTTTCttgggaataaataaatatgcaaggTGATTATATAGTCTTAATTATTATCGTCAACTTTATTGATATTGCGGGGTGTGGGAGCTAGCAGTGAAGCCAGCCCACAGGAAAAACTCCCCCGAGGCCCTGAgtctcccccttccctcctgcccaccccctcaCACTTAGCCCGGCTCCCACCCTAGCCATCCATCTCTAGGCACAGACACTGGGATCTCGGTGGAAAGCATCTTGGTCTCCCTGAAGGAGGAAAGATGTGTCTGACTGAATAGGGGACCAACtcagggagaagagggaagggacGCCCATCACTCTGCAGGTGAGGGTGCCTGGAGCTGACATGGGCTTGTGAGTCTCACGTCCTTTGGTCCCTGCTGCAGAACTGCCTCCTCCCCACTGGCTGCTTCTGAGCCACACTTCTGACCTCAGCCTCACGGGACTCTTGCTGTCCCCATATATCAGGGGAAAGTGTTCCTGTTTCCACTGTATGCCCACCCAGCCGGGGCGGTCTCTCCCCTGCCGACTGCTAGTCCCACTGCCCATGCTTGGGGAATCTAAGGGAGGAGGTGTCAGAGGTCTGTGCCTTACAGTGTGGCGGGTGAGGCTGGCCGCTGAGGACAGTCACCTTCTGCTTTGGCACAGTGAGTGGACTCTGACTCTCGTGGCCTTTGGTCCTGAGCTGCTCACACAGTCACCCTGTTCCATGGCATGGCTAAGTGGCTCTCTGGACACACAGATGACCCCCCAGGACAGGTGACTTGGCAGGCCTACTGTGAGCTCCGtttttctgttttcccatttGCCGAAGTCCAAGGTGGAGGGAGAGAAATGTTTGCCACCCGTTGAGCCCTGGGGGCAGTGGCTGGCAGAGCGATGTTTATCTTTCTACTGGGCAACAGCCTGCCAATGTGTCTGGGAGACTCAACCCACTTTCCCTGGCAACCTCTCCCTGGCAGGGGAGGAGGGTCCATTCCCTATGTGAAAAAGCAGGCAGCAATTCCTAGGATGATATAGTTGGGGGGCCTGGGGGTGCCTGTGAAGTCGAGAGCACATGGGTAGAAACTCAGACACGTCACCTATGAGATTCCCCGTTGTGAGGTGTGGTCACAGGCAGGGAGGACTGGGCAGCTGAGGTGGCAGGAAGGATGTAGGGGACAGGGACTCTTGAGAATGAGGATGGGTGGGGAATCCTTCCCCACAGGTGGCACTTCTCCCCAAAGAGCAAACTTCTCCTGTCCCACAAAGCGCCCTTCTCTGAGCCACCTCCATATCTCATATAGTCCTACAAACCAATAATAAAAATCACGGCTAACACTTATATGATGCCTGCTCCATGCCAGACACACTAATCTAAGGACcttatgtatattcatatattacACTACACATTTACTATTACCTCATATTGAATGCATTTAAATAACCCTCTCAGGTAGGTGTtgtgattatccccattttacagatgatgaaacagaGGCACCAAAAGCCTAAGGAAGGAGTATGGTTGAGatcacccagctagtaagtggcagaatcagggttcaaacccaggcagcctggctccagaggaTTTGCCAGTTACTGAGACCCGACTGTGTACCAGTCACTATATATTCAGTTTATACACAGTATACATATAGCCTCAGAAGCTGAGGCTCGGGAAACTTAGCTGACTTGCTTGAAATCCCACACCAAGTTAAAATCTGCACTTATGTTCTCTAGACTCCAAAGCCTATACAACACTGTTTAATTATGTTTCCCTCTCTGTCTTCAAGGTCCCCAAGCTCTCAGACCATGTTTAAATTCCTTCTGCCCAGGTGCTTACAAgtgcaaggaaaataaatgaaggtGGTTTTGTGATACCTTAGAGCTGAAAGAGTCCCAGAGAGTAAAGGAAGACCTGGGTACCCAGGGAAGTTAAGTGACCCCTctggggtcacacagccaggcacCCTGCTGGGAGcctctcatttctcatttccaCCCCCTGCCTCTTAccttgtctctgtcactgactcACACAAGGCAGCAAAGAGATGAATAATTCAGgtttccatttattcaagtcCTTGGGCAGAGAGGGGGCGACAAGGAGAAGGATCCCCACAGTTCAAACACACCCCCATTTTGCCATACAGTGATTATGTTCCTGAGACCCCCACTACCCACACTGACCCTCAGCATGGCCTCCAGCCTGCGCCCCAACCCCCATGACTCCTCCACTCACTGTCACCGTTCTCTCCATTCTCAGGACTGGTGAGGGGCTTGGGTCAGGCAGGGCCTTGGACTTGTTGCCGGAAGCAACAGGGAATCAGCATAGGTTCCTGAGCAGGGGATGACATGGTGGACGAATATTCTAGGGTGGTGAGTCTGGAACTATAGGAGAAAAGGGTTGGCAAGGGAGGTGCATAAGGGACCCAAGACAATGAGCAATGAGAAGAGGGGATGGACAAAAGTTGAGTAGAAAGAAGGTGAAAAACAGGGCCCATCAGGCAAACATTTGGAGGGAGCAATGGGGAAGACTTGGTGGCTGATTAAATGTGGGGAGAAGAGACCAATATGTCGTGTAGACTCCAAGGTGCCTCACCTGGGGGGCAGGTGGTGGCAAGGGCAGACATTTGCCAAGCAGTGGAAAGGAACTGCTGAGCTTACCTTGGGCCAGTTGACCTGACAGAGGGACAGACTCAAGTATCAGTGGGTCCCAAGACTGGGATCTCCAGGAAGGAACACTTGGACCATGAGTCAGACCCAAGTGACGGAGACTAGTCACATTTGCCCACACCTGAGTGAACTCCTGACCCCATCACTCATTGACCTTGGGGGTGCCCACTTcttggaaggagaggagagggaggaagagggtcTGAGAGTTGATGCTGGGCACCCCGTGAGCAGCAGGGACAGAGGCCATGGCCCTGGCTCTCTTCTTAATGAAACACCTGCTGCTGAACTTTGTCACCATTGGACAGACCCCTGAGAGCCGGCAATGGGGAGGGAACTTTTTATTTGAAGCCAGTGAATGGGGAATGAATCATAGCATCGCCCCCAAGCATCCCTGGGCCCACCACAAGGAGGCCCTCACACAACCTGGTCCCAGGGAAGaggctctcccctccccaccccctcctctcaAGGAGCCTGGCATCTCAGAGTTTATA comes from Choloepus didactylus isolate mChoDid1 chromosome 20, mChoDid1.pri, whole genome shotgun sequence and encodes:
- the REEP4 gene encoding receptor expression-enhancing protein 4 isoform X3; its protein translation is MVSWIICRLVVLAFGMLYPAYASYKAVKTKNIREYVRWMMYWIVFALFLSLETFTDIFISWFPFYYEIKMAFVLWLLSPYTKGASLLYRKFVHPSLSRHEKEIDTYIVQAKERSYETVLSFGKRGLNMAASAAVQAATKSQGALAGRLRSFSMQDLRAIPDTSATTYQDPLYLEDQVPQRRPPIGHLTLPEGPGEEEGRALGHGQLDSADSGPALPCALQGTRGRFEGTFSCASGLPASVPGSAPPGPCCWLRTRVDGARGHTQGCTHHVPKHSGPGVLFIAFLITFTRCGTRALTSPAHGPKSPFLHSCPSKYLTGLFPGLVCVSWLSVLCW
- the REEP4 gene encoding receptor expression-enhancing protein 4 isoform X2, which encodes MVSWIICRLVVLAFGMLYPAYASYKAVKTKNIREYVRWMMYWIVFALFLSLETFTDIFISWFPFYYEIKMAFVLWLLSPYTKGASLLYRKFVHPSLSRHEKEIDTYIVQAKERSYETVLSFGKRGLNMAASAAVQAATKSQGALAGRLRSFSMQDLRAIPDTSATTYQDPLYLEDQVPQRRPPIGYRAGGLQDSDTEDECWSDTEVAPQPPARPREKPLSRSQSLRVAKRKPLVREGTSRSLKVRARKKVVPSDMDS
- the REEP4 gene encoding receptor expression-enhancing protein 4 isoform X1, which encodes MAVHSLHPALMGHRHRPGQACDVCKQQGGEIVPRALTQAQVVQAKQVKQGRHCYLVPQVAGGSSHLAGWEWSTVPLTHFLSFPGCSSRLAFGMLYPAYASYKAVKTKNIREYVRWMMYWIVFALFLSLETFTDIFISWFPFYYEIKMAFVLWLLSPYTKGASLLYRKFVHPSLSRHEKEIDTYIVQAKERSYETVLSFGKRGLNMAASAAVQAATKSQGALAGRLRSFSMQDLRAIPDTSATTYQDPLYLEDQVPQRRPPIGYRAGGLQDSDTEDECWSDTEVAPQPPARPREKPLSRSQSLRVAKRKPLVREGTSRSLKVRARKKVVPSDMDS